AGAATTAAATCCCTCTGTTGCTTCGACTATTTGTTCGTAAACCATCTTCCCGTCATACCTCCAGactgcaaaaatattttcattttgcaTTTCCCTTGGTTGGTTATCCATTTTCTTTTCTCCAGAATTGAGGAGAAAAAAAATTCCAATCATAATGAGTATGACAAATACTATTGCCATTATGGAGACTATAGTCAAGATCATGATTTTGTTCCCCTTTTTTTTGTCAGAAATGCGGCTGATCGTAGAGGGGACAAGCCTTCAAACCTAGGACACTGCCACATAAGCTTGTGTTTCTGTAGGAATCAATTTGAGCAATTTGAAAGGGCTTGGCCGTAGGAATAGGGCCCTTTAAGTGCTTATTGTAGGATACATCGACAGATATCAAGGCAATGAGATCATCAAAGGTGGATGGAATTGAACCGGAGAATCCATTGTGGGAGAGATTCAATGTTTCCAACTTATTCAATTCACCAACTTGCTGTGGTATCTCTCCAACAAACAAATTCATGCTCAGATCAAGAAATTGCAAAACTTCTAACTTGCCAATTTGAAATGGCAGAGTTCCTTCAAATATGTTATTACGCATATTCAAGATCCGCAATCTTGGATACTCCCCTATTTCTTTTGGAACTAAGCCACTTAGATTATTTGATGCCATGTTAAGAACTTCTAAACTTGAAAGCATTAGAATTTCTAATGGAATAGTGCCTGAAAGCATGTTGTTGTCTAGCAAAAGGTCTGACATTGATGTCAATCTCCCAAGTTCCTTTGGGATCTTCCCAACAAGGTTATTTGAGGAGAGGTCAAGCAGTTGTAGTTTTGTAGCTTCGCCAAGTTCAAGAGGAATCTCACCTGAAATTTTATTGTTGGAGAGTTTTAGGGCCGACATTCTGTAGCATTGCCCCCAGTACTTGTGAGAAAGCTCGCCATAGAATTTATTGTTGCTCAAATCCATATAAGTTAAATATGGGTGGATGCCAAAATGTTCTGATATGTTTCCATTGAACTGATTCCCGTCTAGCCTCACCCTAACTAGGCTAGTACAGTTCCTTAAGATTTTTGCAATGGAACCTGTGAAATGGTTATCGCTTATAATAAGCTTCTCAAGCAAACCACCAAGACATATATTGTTTGGAATATGGCCAATAAATTTGTTATCAGAAAAACTCACTACCCTCAAATTTGTGAGATTATTCATCTCTGGAGGGAGTAGGCCTGATAACTGATTTTGATGCAGAAATAGGGTGGCGAGCCTAGTAAAATTTCCAATAGTAGGTGGGATTGGCCCTGTGAGGTTGTTATTTGACAATTGAAGATCAATGAGAGCCGCAGGCATTCCTATCTCTCGAGGAATGGATCCAGAAAGCATGTTGTCATAAAGGTATAGGTAGTACAAGTTGCTCAAGTCTCCTATAGTAGCTGGGATTGGCCCTATGAGTTTGTTACTTGACAAGTCTAGCTGATTGAGAGACTTAAGCATTCCTATCTCTCGAGGAATAGATTCAGAAAGCATGTTACCTTGAAGGTACAAGTTGGTCAAGTTGCCCAAGTATCCTATAGTAGTTGGGATTGGCCCTATGAGTTTGTTACTTGACAATTCTAGCCAACTGAGAGACTTAAGCATTCCTATCTCTTGAGGAATAGATCCAGAAAGCATGTTGTCCCGAAGGATCAAAGTGTTCACGTTGCCTAAGTCTCCTATAGTGGCTGGGATTGACCCTATGAGTTTGTTACTTGACAAGTATAGCCAACCGACAGACTTAAGCATTCCTATCTCTCGAGGAATAGATCCAGAAAGCATGTTGATATGAAGGTATAGGTTGGTCACGTTGCCCAAGTTTCCTATAGTAGTTGGGATTGGCCCTGTGATGTTGTTACTTGACAAGTCTAGGTGAGTGAGAGATATAAGCATTCCTAGATTCGAGGGAATGTCTCCGAAGAGGGAGTTGTTGCTAAGATCAAGCTTTTGGAGGTGTGGGAAGGACGAGAAATTAAAACTATGGAGCGTACCTCTCAAATCAAGGCTCGTGAGGTTTACATATGTAATGCTCCTTATGGACTTGTGACATCCAATTCCAATCCATTGATTGCAAGAGTCGGCTCCAACCCAAGAGGACAAAATAGATCGGCTGTGGTTGTCAAGACTCGCCTTCCATGCCACCAAAGCGTTTGTTTCAGAAGTAGTGGTGACTAAAGCAGAAACAAAAGCAGCACAATGGGAAGGAGGAGGAGGTGGGAATGCAAGAAAGAGGAGGTGGATGACGAGGAGGAAAAGAAGGAAGGAAAGAAACCGGGGGTGGGTAGACATTAGTTTTCCTACATAAAGACTGCTGGGTACAGAAAATGAATGGGTGGCTAGGATTGGGATGCAGAGGGTAAGGCATATGAGTGGTATTTATAGATAATGGAGAAAGGGATGTTTTAAATGAAATAAGTAGATGGGCCCTATTGGCTATTTGGTCATGCTTTGATGGTCTAGGTTGGATGCTTGTTCCTGGAAGCATCTGTTTATTGGGTTGCTGCTGTCCATTCATTAATTGTTGCATGGATGACTTTTGGTTcaatttttatatctttttataaaaatttaaatttatattttataaaccAACAAACGCACTCGGTTATTTAGTTCGGGATTTTTCATGAATACAAAGAATACACCTTTATGAAATACGGAAGCGCACATGGACTGCAGAAAACGTTTGCATGAAATAATAAATACCAACAAAAAATGCTGAAacaaatagttttatttttttatttctgatAATTACGAAAATGCCCCTGCATGCATTTGATGTGATGACCTCCTTTGGAGCTTCGTTTGTGTTTACATATGTAAAGCAACTGCAGCTTTGGCATAAGAAAAGTATCCGAAATAATATCATAAATGATATAGTATTTTATGATTTATTGAAACTTATTAAATAAAAGAtaactcattttaaaataatgaaatatcATACCATttgctaacttttttttttttttaaatgatgaaTAATAAAATTCTTTAGGATAAGGTGTACATTGACACAGAAAAGTAGTGATATTTTTGTTACGTAAAAAATAGGcactacttttatttttattttttatctctcaaataatgatatttttttcATGTAAAAAAttctttataatatttttaaaagtttaggaGAGATTAATAAATTCTAATAATTCTAGCAAAATATTGTTCACTTTAATCATGGGGCCTCACAATTTTGCCTCACTTCTTGAACAATATTCGtatatataattgaaaatatggagtcaataattatttaattcaatacATGACTTATTTTTATGGAAATATTAAGATGTTGTAAAAGGAAACATAGACTTGACTTGGGGTAGCATTTATCACGTTTGGTTGTTCTGTGTATAAATAggtcaatcaattaattaattcatttattaGCTTATCTATATAATTTTGGcgattattttttcattaaaaaatactTAAGTTCAaactacataaaaaaaaaaaatttatctcatCAAAATGCTCGTATATCTTAAagttcaaaacatgaaagttgtagatctcTTTATTAGATTTCcccataattttgaatcatctcgatcggacctcgaacgagaaagttacgcccaaaTTATGGAGTAATGCCGAAACAGTTcataaaacagcgtatggtaatttCACGTTCCATTTCAACTTTCATgcagctagtatttctcaaaactcaaaatacgAAAATTGTAGAGTGTTTTCTTATATTTGtacagcatcttgaatcattGGAATCGGAGGTCgcatgagagagttacgcataaATTACGAAGTaccatcggtttttagcttccaacaatcgtcttgcaataaaaaataccaaaaaaatcataatttactgaataaaacccaaatattataaataggacaccgtgttaaaatattgagagtaattaggtatttaattaaaaatctaaacctcaatacatgaattaaaacacctaattacgcagtttaagcgcgtaattacACTCCagaactaacgttttgctagtctttaATAAATAACATAACTGAATTCCAGGGCTGTGTCTACAAATACTAACTCCAgcgaacatgaaattaatgcacattcgacacaaccataccatttcacatacagggaTATAACCGAATTTcacacaaactcatcatatacaatgcacataGCTCCTTAGTAAGTCATTCATGcgagtttcatcattatatagcatttaagaacaatatactcacataaagttaaccaatagtacaattcaaagttaatgcggtcatatataTGTTCGAGTgtaaataggtgaaatctcgaggaatgtgtgatgtgtgtgacatattacacctaggataccagtggataCCTACAGAATGAtcgttttgacttggcctaactggtataccctcaaaaacactcaaaaagaatgagTTCACtagtcatatgtgaggaggagtgtcgcgatcaaacttcccacatattgtaaggaataaatgctaaatgtatggagtggattagtctgagaaggatctagcctatctatgaagtatcgggtccttcaccttagcatcttctcacctactcgtcatatccaatcgagaccaccctagatcaacttattcacaaacttgacgtgaatacatctgaggcattaaacggatgaagaatcttcatacgtggagaacatgtgtcgtgtccttgactttttgagGTATTTATGTGGGGGCAGGTATTAACCTTTTACTTCATTCATGTGCATtcctatttcttattctttcttctgctcattcttcaatttctgtcttttcttggttaattaggaaaatcattacacttcttttattatcttcatactaccaatgggaattaagcttgaacagtagtccatgaactaagtctatctctaggggtggctcagccttcacatcttgagtaggttacaagacttaggtttctatctccccactagatgtcacctctaggcttgcaaataaaaaacagagactagtgtacaaagaatcgtctagaagaaaagaaaactgagtttcatgaactttgattTGACGTTAATGCTCAAAATGATGATAAATAGCTTAAAGATACCTCACAATGTGTCATAATTGCCACAGGTATTCTCTCAGTAATCAtgaggaaccctaagtgcaatgaatcacatgaatgtgcctcatgagataccatgtaaataccaaagcttatatagccaaattaacacgagtgtactaccaatcaattcctCATGGAgttataaaatcatataaagagaaactacaaaTAAATGACTCAAATGTGTAActtttaggttatatgcaagtatgtgaagggtatatgttAGTGTTAATAATGACATAATCGtttatcctcaatactctttctttctttcttgtttttttttttctaatataaaACCTAGCAAGTAGACGTGCACAGTATCACATGCAAATTATCACCCTCCaattaaagtggaacattgttctCAATGTAAAAGCATAGGGGAGATAGAGAAGATGTGCACGAGAGAAGTAGAACGTACCTGGAtagagaagtaatggaaaagaaaaaatgaa
The Malania oleifera isolate guangnan ecotype guangnan chromosome 13, ASM2987363v1, whole genome shotgun sequence DNA segment above includes these coding regions:
- the LOC131145769 gene encoding MDIS1-interacting receptor like kinase 2-like — its product is MSTHPRFLSFLLFLLVIHLLFLAFPPPPPSHCAAFVSALVTTTSETNALVAWKASLDNHSRSILSSWVGADSCNQWIGIGCHKSIRSITYVNLTSLDLRGTLHSFNFSSFPHLQKLDLSNNSLFGDIPSNLGMLISLTHLDLSSNNITGPIPTTIGNLGNVTNLYLHINMLSGSIPREIGMLKSVGWLYLSSNKLIGSIPATIGDLGNVNTLILRDNMLSGSIPQEIGMLKSLSWLELSSNKLIGPIPTTIGYLGNLTNLYLQGNMLSESIPREIGMLKSLNQLDLSSNKLIGPIPATIGDLSNLYYLYLYDNMLSGSIPREIGMPAALIDLQLSNNNLTGPIPPTIGNFTRLATLFLHQNQLSGLLPPEMNNLTNLRVVSFSDNKFIGHIPNNICLGGLLEKLIISDNHFTGSIAKILRNCTSLVRVRLDGNQFNGNISEHFGIHPYLTYMDLSNNKFYGELSHKYWGQCYRMSALKLSNNKISGEIPLELGEATKLQLLDLSSNNLVGKIPKELGRLTSMSDLLLDNNMLSGTIPLEILMLSSLEVLNMASNNLSGLVPKEIGEYPRLRILNMRNNIFEGTLPFQIGKLEVLQFLDLSMNLFVGEIPQQVGELNKLETLNLSHNGFSGSIPSTFDDLIALISVDVSYNKHLKGPIPTAKPFQIAQIDSYRNTSLCGSVLGLKACPLYDQPHF